The Mangrovibacillus cuniculi sequence ATCGCCATTCGTCCGTTGTAGAAGGACGAAGTATGCAGCAAACAGTGTCGAGAATAGCGCCACCTCGGCACCAAGGAAAATCCAGAATCCTAAGATGTTTAGGCGGCCTGTTTCCGTTTGATATTCAAGCGGCATATGTTTGTATGCCGCATCATTTGCAGATGCCATATGTTTCGTCCTCCTTTACACAGACTTTTTCAGATCTTCTTGAATTTCTTCTACAGGTACATAGAATCCGTCATCATAGTCAAATGAACGCGTTGCAAGAGTTATAAGAACTCCAACTAGTCCGGCAATCGCCATTCCATACCACTCAAAGACTAAACCGAATCCTGCTACAAAGAAGAACACTGATTGGATAAACGGAATACCAGAATAGCTTGGCATATGAATAGGCACAATCTTTTGAGGTTGACCTGGTTTCCAACCGTTTTTCTTCATGTAGTGGAATTGATCTAAAGATTCTACTTTTGGTACTACTGCAAAGTTGTAGTGAGGAATTGGTGTTTGTGTGTACCACTCTAACGTACGACCTTGGCCGTTCCATGAGTCTCCAGACGTTTCACGAGCTTCAAAACGGAAGCTGTAGTAGATGTTATACACAAGAATAACGAAACCAATTGCCATTCCTACTGCCCCAATACTTGATACAACGTTTAGATCCATCCAGCCAGTTTCTGCTGCATACGTATGAACACGACGAGGCATTCCATCTAGACCTAAGAAGTATTGCGGGAAGAAACAAATATTAAATCCGATAACGAAGAACCAGAAGCTCCATTTTCCAATTCGATCGTTTAATTTGTGACCAAACATTTTTGGGTACCAGAAGTATAGACCTGCGAAACAAGCGAATACCGTACCAGAAATTAAAACATAGTGGAAATGGGCCACTAAGAAGTACGTATTATGATACTGATAGTCGGCTGCTGCCATCGCAAGCATTACCCCTGTTACTCCACCGATAACAAAGTTAGGAATAAACGCTAGAGACCAAAGCATTGGTGTCGTGAAGCTGATTTTCCCTTTATATAGCGTAAATAGCCAGTTAAAGATTTTAACCCCTGTAGGGATTGCAATCGCCATTGTTGTAATAGAGAAGAAGGAGTTAACCTCTTCACCCGCTCCCATTGTAAAGAAGTGGTGAACCCATACAACGAAGGAAAGTGCTGCGATACCAACCATGGAATAAACCATCGCTTTGTATCCAAAAAGTGTTTTCTTCGCAAACGTTGCGATAATTTCAGAGAACATACCGAACGCAGGAAGAATAACAATATATACTTCAGGGTGTCCCCAAATCCAGAAAAGGTTCGCCCAAAGCATTGGCATACCATCTCCAGCAAGTGTGAAGAAGTGAGTACCAAACAGACGGTCTGTTGTCATCATTGCAAGAGCAACCGTTAAGATTGGGAAAGCAAAGATGATAATAATTGATGTAATAAGCGTTGACCAAGTAAAGATTGGCATTCTCATTAATGTCATACCTGGTGCACGCATTTTCAAGATTGTTACTAAGAAGTTAATACCTGTTAATAACGTACCGATACCAGATACCTGTAGACCTAATAGATAGTAGTTTTGACCAGGACCAGGGCTCAATTCGTTACCTGCAAGTGGCATGTAAGAAGTCCATCCTGCAGCTGGAGATCCTCCGTACACGAAAGAGATGTTAAACAACATCGCTCCCATAAAGAATGTCCAGAAACTAATTGCATTTAAGTATGGATACGCAACGTCACGCGCTCCAATTTGAAGTGGAACAACCACGTTCATTAAACCAATTAAGAACGGCATTGCCATGAAGATAATCATGACTGTACCATGTGTTGTAAATATTTCATTATAGTGCTGCGAACTTAAGAAATCATTGTTCGGCACCGTTAGCTGCGCACGCATTAAAAGCGCATCGACACCACCGCGGAAGAACATTAATACTGCGGCGATAATATACATAATACCAATTTTCTTATGGTCAACAGTAGTTAGCCATTCTCTCCAAAGCCAACCCCATTTTTTAAAATAAGTAAGGACCGCTACGATAGCAATCGACGTCATGACGATTGACACTTGAGCACCTAAGATTAGCGGGTCACCTGTAATGATATAGTCATACCATTTCACATCCATTGGTAAGGCGCCTCCCTTCTATTCTTCCTCTTTCACTTTTTCACGTAAATGATAGTTTACTGGCTCTTTTCCAAGTCGCTCACGAACTTCTACTGCGTAAGATGCATTTTGTGCGTGGTTAACCCAATCTAAATGAGTACCACTAAATATCATCTCTTCTACTTGTCCTTGAACCATTAAATTTTCATCATAAAATTCTTGCGTTAATTCAGGAGCAGTTTCTTTTGTTTCTTCTGCCCAAGCGTCGAATTCACTTTCTTCCATTGCGGTTACCGTGAACTCTTGCCCTGTAAACTCTTCCCCATTGAAGTTAGAGTTACGTCCCCAGAACTCGCCTGGTTCGTTCGCCATTAGCATTAACTTTGTCTCCATACCAGCCATGGAATACTTTTGTCCTCCTAGAGCTGGAATCCAAAATGATTGCATGGAGTCAGCTGATGTCAGACGGAACATTACCGGTCGATCAGCTGGAATTACTAAGTGGTTAACTGTTTCAATATCCTCTTCTGGATAACTAAACATCCACTTCCAGTCTACAGATGTTACATGAACTACTAGTGGATCTTTGTCACTGCCGTTCTCCGGTATTTCCTCTAGCGCATATATCGCGCGCACTGTAGGAACAGATAGAGCAATAACGATTAAAATAGGAACTACTGTCCAAATAATCTCTAGTTTTGTACTACCGTGTTGTTCTGGATCATAATCTTCATCTCCATCGCGATCACGGTATTTTACTAGCATATAAGTAAACAAGATAAAGACTACAAGAACGATAAATAACATGAATCCTATGGAAAGCCAAATTAGGTTTGCTTGAATTTCAGCCATCGGTCCCTTAGGATCAAGTACCAGTAGCTGTGAGCATCCCGATAATACCAATAGAGGTAGCATCATTAAGCTCAAGCTAAAGAGTTTCCACCACTTACGCATAGGCGCAGTCACCTTCCCTTCAACTACTTTTCCTTTTATGGCAACTATGCATGAATCGAAATAAGCCTAAATTGATCATACATGATCGTGCTATTACTATACCAAATTACAACTCTCTCTGTTCGCATATTCACAAAGATTCACCTGTTTCTCATCAAACTCTCACATTTTTGTTAAAGTTTCGTCACAATCCAGCCACAAATATGGATTGTATACCCAATAGTGGAATTCTTCAACGGGAAATGAGTTTGTTTAAATTTTCACAATATATAAAAGAGTGGTTCTTTTGATGTTCTAATCCCTGTTGACTTGCATATAGAAAAAAACCAGGTGAAAAATCTACCCGGCTTCTTTGTAACTTCTATTTATTGGATATTGGTTGTTTTAACAGTTCTTCTACCTGAGATACTTCCATTGGTTTACCAATATAATATCCTTGTAAGACGTCGCAATCTCTGCTCTTTAACCAATCAACTTGCTCTTTCGTCTCTACCCCTTCTGCTACAACTACTAAATCCAATGCTCTTCCCATGGCGATGATAGCTTCTACAATCTTTGCCTGGTGATCTATTGTTGTAATATCCGCAATAAAGCTTCTATCAATTTTTAGCGTATCAAATGTGAAGTTCTTCAAATAATTCAAAGAGCTATACTCTACACCAAAGTCATCAATCGCAATCTTCATACCAATATCTTTTAGTCTTTCAAAAACCTTTGACGACTGACTAGAATTCTTCATTACCGTGTTTTCCGTAAGTTCTATTTCAATACACTTTGGGTCTACATCATATTTCATCAGTTTTCCTGTTAGCATCGTTAAAAAGTTTTCATGATGGACTTGTCTTGCCGATACATTGATTGCCATGCAGATTGAACTGCTAAGCGTTTGCTGCCACTCTTTTAATTGTTTTAACGCTTGATCAATAACCTGTTCCCCAATCGGAATGATTAATCCTGTTTCTTCTGCTAAAGGAATAAATTCCGCTGGTGAAATGAGACCTTTTTTCCCATGCTCCCACCTAAGCAACGCTTCTACACCTATTATCTTACCCGTATGACAACATTGCTTCGGTTGATAATGTAACAAAAATTCATCCTTTGTTAACGCTTTTCTCAAGTCTTCTTCTAGTTCGATTAAGTTTGTAGATGATTTTTGATTTCGGGCAGAATAAAATATAAAACTGTTCTGCTCTTCTTTTTTGGCAACATACATCGATATGTCCGCTCTTCGAAGTAACGTATTGATATCTGTTCCATCATCAGGAAACATCGTAACTCCAATACTAGTAGACACGACAATATCATGTCCTTTTATAGAAAGAGGCTTATGAAGCTGCTGCAAAAGATGGTGGATAAACATCTTTACTTCTTGAATAGACTTCACATCAGGTAGGAAAATGATAAATTCATCCCCACTCATCCTAGCAATAATCCCCTTATCTTTTACCCATTCTTTAAAGCGGTTGGCGACTCCTTGCAGAAGTAAATCACCATAAGCATGTCCTAACGTATCATTGATTACTTTAAATCGATCTAAATCCATTACTAATAGCGCTGCAGGCTTTGGTTTTTTTGATAGATATTCGGAGATTTGCTTTTCCGCTAACAATCTATTCGGTAAACCCGTTAGGTGATCATGATAGGCTAATTGTTCAATTTGTGCTTCCGCTTCTTTTTCTTTTGTTTTGTTTTGAACGAGAGCAAATACACCAGAAATTGTTTCTTCCTCTTTCATCGGAGCTATTAACACATTTGTGTACAGATAAGAACCATTTCTGTGTAGCAATCTTACTTCAAATGTGGCAGGGATTCCATTTAAAGAATTTTTAAAATGTTCAAATACACTTTTTAGCTCATCTGGATGAATAAACGGTACAAACGTTTTACCGATAAAATCTTCTTTTCGGTAACCAAAATAATCATATACTCTCTGATTACTATTGGTTATTGTTCCATCTGATTTAATGGTAAAAGCAGCTAATGGATTTAGGTCAAATAACGACTGATAATTTGCTTCGCTTTCTAAAATCATTCTTTCTTGTGATAGTTTTAAATCTTCCCCATTTAAATCGGGAATTAACCATAAGATAATCATCGACCCAAGAACCACTGCATAAGGGATAACATCTGCGTGCAATACGGATATGGAAGGGTAATAAAGATGTATATCTGTTAAAGAAGCATACGTAATAAAAGGTATCCCTGCAAATGCTAAGCCCATTAATACACTCCACATTACTTTTCTTTTAACTGTTAGAGAAGGAAACACTCTATAAGACAATTGAGAAAGTAATCGATAAAATGGAAATGCTACACCTAACATAATGAGTAGAGTAATAAGAATAAATACTGGCTGAAAAACTAATATGTCTCTCGTTAATACTAAATAACTTCCGTAATTAGCTAATACGGTAGAAAAAAAGAATAGAACAGAGCCTATGGCATAATGCTTAGGAGTAAAAAGTTTTCGAGTCATATATTTTATGACTAAATAAGTGCCAATTGTCGCAAAGACAAAAAAGGACCCAGCATATATCCATCCGTATTTCACCAGTTGCTCTGGAGAATAGGAAAACGCTGTACAAAGATGACTTAATAAGAATAAAAATGTGGAACCAAAAGCCCACTGGAACGGTTTCATTTCTTCGGGAGTCATTCCTCGCTTAGTAGCGTATGCAGTACCTGAAATAGCAAAATAACAAGAACAACAGGAAATGATAAAACTGAGTGTTAAAAATATGGCATCATCTAATGTAAACAAGAGAACACCCCCTATACTAGGACTAATAAACGTGGTAAAACTACATATATTTTACCATAGAAGAAGATTTATACTATCTAATCCTTATGAGGTCCGACAAAATACTTCATGAAGAACTTTTTTACGTAAGTATGCTACACTTTTTCTGAGTTCTGCTCACTTTTTCTGAGTTCTGCTCACTTTTTCTGAGTTCTGCTCACTTTTTCTGAGTTCTGCTCACTTTTTCTGAGTTCTGCTCACTTTTTCTGAGTTCTGCTCACTTTTTCTGAGTTCTGCTCACTTTTTCTGAGTTCTGCTCACTTTTTCTGAGTTCTGCTCACTTTTTCTGAGTTCTGCTCACTTTTTCTGAGTTCTGCTCACTTTTTCTGAGTTCTGCTTTGCAACATAGGAAAGTACCACTTCCCTATGTTGCAAAGCAGAACTACACTAAAATTTTATATTCACAAGAAAGGAGACACGCTATGCTCGGTGATTCCATGATTTTCTTAGCAGGACTAATCTTACTAATCGGAGTTCTAACCACGAAATTCTCAAATAAAATTGGCGTTCCCTCTCTAATTCTCTTCTTAGCAGTAGGTATGTTCCTCTCGCAATTTTATTACTTTGATAATGCACAAATCTCTCAAGTTGTAGGTATTTTTGCACTGATTGTTATTCTCTTCGAAGGTGGGCTACAGACAAAATGGCGTGAAGTAAAACCTGTTATAGCACCTTCGTTATCTTTAGCTACAATTGGCGTACTATTAACGGCTAGCATCGTTGGAATAGCTGCCAAGTTTATATTAGATCTATCCTGGCTAGAAGGTTTACTAATTGGGGCCATTGTTGGTTCTACAGATGCTGCTGCTGTATTCGCTGCGATTGGAAGTAAAAATATCCGCCCCCGTCTAGCATCTACTTTAGAGGCAGAATCAGGAACGAACGATCCCATGGCCGTTTTCCTGACTATATCTTTAATTGAGCTCATACAATTCCCGGAACTTTCTGCTTGGGCTCTTTTGTGGGACTTTGTCTTACAAATGGGGCTAGGTACATTATTTGGCTTACTAACTGGTGTTGGAGCTGTTTGGGCTTTAAATAAAATCAACTTAGATTCATCCGGCTTATATCCAATTTTCGCATTAGGTTGCGCCGTATTTACCTATGGCGTAACTGCATTACTTGGGGGAAGTGGCTTACTCGCGGTATACTTAATGGCTGTATTTATCGGTAATCGCGACATTGCTTATAGACATTCTATATTCCGCTTTAACGAAGGTTTTGCTTGGATGATGCAGATTGTCATGTTTATCATTCTAGGACTACTTGTTTTCGTCGACGAGCTAATTTATATTGCTTGGCAAGGTATCTTA is a genomic window containing:
- a CDS encoding putative bifunctional diguanylate cyclase/phosphodiesterase — protein: MFTLDDAIFLTLSFIISCCSCYFAISGTAYATKRGMTPEEMKPFQWAFGSTFLFLLSHLCTAFSYSPEQLVKYGWIYAGSFFVFATIGTYLVIKYMTRKLFTPKHYAIGSVLFFFSTVLANYGSYLVLTRDILVFQPVFILITLLIMLGVAFPFYRLLSQLSYRVFPSLTVKRKVMWSVLMGLAFAGIPFITYASLTDIHLYYPSISVLHADVIPYAVVLGSMIILWLIPDLNGEDLKLSQERMILESEANYQSLFDLNPLAAFTIKSDGTITNSNQRVYDYFGYRKEDFIGKTFVPFIHPDELKSVFEHFKNSLNGIPATFEVRLLHRNGSYLYTNVLIAPMKEEETISGVFALVQNKTKEKEAEAQIEQLAYHDHLTGLPNRLLAEKQISEYLSKKPKPAALLVMDLDRFKVINDTLGHAYGDLLLQGVANRFKEWVKDKGIIARMSGDEFIIFLPDVKSIQEVKMFIHHLLQQLHKPLSIKGHDIVVSTSIGVTMFPDDGTDINTLLRRADISMYVAKKEEQNSFIFYSARNQKSSTNLIELEEDLRKALTKDEFLLHYQPKQCCHTGKIIGVEALLRWEHGKKGLISPAEFIPLAEETGLIIPIGEQVIDQALKQLKEWQQTLSSSICMAINVSARQVHHENFLTMLTGKLMKYDVDPKCIEIELTENTVMKNSSQSSKVFERLKDIGMKIAIDDFGVEYSSLNYLKNFTFDTLKIDRSFIADITTIDHQAKIVEAIIAMGRALDLVVVAEGVETKEQVDWLKSRDCDVLQGYYIGKPMEVSQVEELLKQPISNK
- the qoxB gene encoding cytochrome aa3 quinol oxidase subunit I; translation: MDVKWYDYIITGDPLILGAQVSIVMTSIAIVAVLTYFKKWGWLWREWLTTVDHKKIGIMYIIAAVLMFFRGGVDALLMRAQLTVPNNDFLSSQHYNEIFTTHGTVMIIFMAMPFLIGLMNVVVPLQIGARDVAYPYLNAISFWTFFMGAMLFNISFVYGGSPAAGWTSYMPLAGNELSPGPGQNYYLLGLQVSGIGTLLTGINFLVTILKMRAPGMTLMRMPIFTWSTLITSIIIIFAFPILTVALAMMTTDRLFGTHFFTLAGDGMPMLWANLFWIWGHPEVYIVILPAFGMFSEIIATFAKKTLFGYKAMVYSMVGIAALSFVVWVHHFFTMGAGEEVNSFFSITTMAIAIPTGVKIFNWLFTLYKGKISFTTPMLWSLAFIPNFVIGGVTGVMLAMAAADYQYHNTYFLVAHFHYVLISGTVFACFAGLYFWYPKMFGHKLNDRIGKWSFWFFVIGFNICFFPQYFLGLDGMPRRVHTYAAETGWMDLNVVSSIGAVGMAIGFVILVYNIYYSFRFEARETSGDSWNGQGRTLEWYTQTPIPHYNFAVVPKVESLDQFHYMKKNGWKPGQPQKIVPIHMPSYSGIPFIQSVFFFVAGFGLVFEWYGMAIAGLVGVLITLATRSFDYDDGFYVPVEEIQEDLKKSV
- the qoxA gene encoding cytochrome aa3 quinol oxidase subunit II, with the protein product MRKWWKLFSLSLMMLPLLVLSGCSQLLVLDPKGPMAEIQANLIWLSIGFMLFIVLVVFILFTYMLVKYRDRDGDEDYDPEQHGSTKLEIIWTVVPILIVIALSVPTVRAIYALEEIPENGSDKDPLVVHVTSVDWKWMFSYPEEDIETVNHLVIPADRPVMFRLTSADSMQSFWIPALGGQKYSMAGMETKLMLMANEPGEFWGRNSNFNGEEFTGQEFTVTAMEESEFDAWAEETKETAPELTQEFYDENLMVQGQVEEMIFSGTHLDWVNHAQNASYAVEVRERLGKEPVNYHLREKVKEEE
- a CDS encoding potassium/proton antiporter → MLGDSMIFLAGLILLIGVLTTKFSNKIGVPSLILFLAVGMFLSQFYYFDNAQISQVVGIFALIVILFEGGLQTKWREVKPVIAPSLSLATIGVLLTASIVGIAAKFILDLSWLEGLLIGAIVGSTDAAAVFAAIGSKNIRPRLASTLEAESGTNDPMAVFLTISLIELIQFPELSAWALLWDFVLQMGLGTLFGLLTGVGAVWALNKINLDSSGLYPIFALGCAVFTYGVTALLGGSGLLAVYLMAVFIGNRDIAYRHSIFRFNEGFAWMMQIVMFIILGLLVFVDELIYIAWQGILLSIILMLVARPVGVFISMIRSKFSLKEKTFIAWSGLKGAVPIVLATYPLLAGVENSALIFNVVFFVVLTSALIQGATISKLADKLGLAGADKVVPPHSMELVSMGKTNTDMMEIQVKKDSPVISKNLQSIILPEETLITAIIRGDCVVTPRGNTVIEEDDILYVLVPKKLRERTKILLQGNEE